DNA from Terriglobales bacterium:
CGACATGGACGAGCGCCGCAACCGGCAAAAAGTCATGCAGGCGCTGGACGAGGCCCTGCGCGCCGACCGCGCCCCCACCAAGGTGCTGGCCTTCAACGACTTCGGACTGGTGGCCATCACCCGCAAGCGCGTCAAGCAGTCGCTGGAACGCACCCTGGGAATGCAGTGCACCTACTGCACTGGCACCGGGCTCATCAAGTCCGTGGCCACGGTGTGCAACGAGATCTACGTGGAGATGCGCAAGATCTACAAGCACCTGGAGCGCCAAGGCGACCTCATGCTGCGTACCCACCCCGAAGTCGCCAAGAACCTCAAAGGCAACGGCGCCCGCCTGCTGGGCGAGATGGAAGAACTCACCGGCCGGACAATCATCGTGAAGGCCGACCCGACCCTGCACCAGGAGCAGTTTGATATTCAGTAGAAGTCGCGACTGTTTATACCGGACGTCTCAGATGGCTGGCCCTGCACCTACCCTTTCGAGCACCTTGAAAGGGTAGGGTACCCCTCAAGATTCATCCCAATCGGAACCCGCCCCGGCCAGGTGTCAGATACCCCCGGGGCCCTCCTACCCCCTCCCCCTGGTCTGTTCAAGGAGGCTGGCCCACCCTTTCACCCTCACAACCTTCTCTCTGGGGCTGCCCCCACCCTTCCGCCCGGTTTTGGCGGAGGGTGGGGATTTCTCTCAGGGAGTCCCAAACACATTTGGCGAAGGATACTACCGATTGACGAAGGAAACCCCCACCCTGCCGCTCCAAAAGTGCGAGCGACAAGGGTGGGGCAACCCCATCATTCAGGAAAGGGCGGGCCACCCTCCGGGGGGGTGCCAAGGCAAGGAAGCCTGAAGTCCGGCCCCTTACCGTACCCTTTGCATCAACACCACGACATATTGGGGTAGGGGGCGAGGTACCCCACAGAATATATGAAATTTGGCCGGAATCCGGCCCTGGGAAGGCGGTCAAAGGTGGGGGAAAACGGGCACAACCGGGGGAAACCCGAAGTTAGGGGTTGACACATGGGGGAGTAACACTGGTATAACTCGCCCACTCAAGTTTTCCCCCCGAGAAACGAAGAGGATATCCGTCTCAGGCCCGGCCGATAGGCCGTCTCCGGGTAGAACCGGAGGAGCAGCGACTGTGGAAAGGGCTTAGGTACTATGGCCGAGTCCCGAGAAGTGATGAACATCCGGCAGGCCTCCCAGTACTTGGGGGTGAGTCCGGACACGCTTTATAAATATGTATACGAAGAACGGATTCCAGCGTTTAAGCTAGGCAACCGCTGGAAGTTCAAGAAGACCATCTTGGACCTGTGGATGGAACGGAAGAGCACCCTGAGCGAAAGCCGGGGGAAGAAGAAGCCCCGGGCGGCGCGCATGACGGGAACGACTCACTAAAAGGCGGCCACATGTTTGGCGGATCGAAGACGATCGTGGGACTGGACATCGGCTCCAGCTGCATCAAGGCGGTGGAGCTGAAGCGGACCAAGGGGGAGATCACGGTTGCCCACATGGGAGTGGAGCCGCTGGCCTCCGACATTGTGGTGGACTCGATGATCGTGGACAGCACCGCGGTCAGCAACGCCATCACCAAGATCTTCACCGACAGTGGCATCAAGGGGAAAATGGTGGCCACCTCGGTGAGCGGGCACTCGGTGATCGTGAAGAAGATCACCATGCAGACCATGACCGACCAGGAACTCGCCGGCATGGTCCAGACGGAGGCGGCCCAGCACATTCCCTTCGATATCCAGGACGTCAACGTGGACTTCCAGATCCTCTCCGAGGACCTGAGCGGCTCCCAGATGGACGTGCTGCTGGTGGCGGTGAAGAAGGACAAGATCCTGAACTACACCAACGTGCTGTCGCTGGCGGCCAAGAGCCCGGCAGTGGTGGATATCGACGCTTTCGCGCTGCAGAACTGCTACGAATACAACTACGAGCCCGCGCCGGGCGCGACCGCGGCCCTGCTCAACCTGGGCGCCAGCGTCATGAACATCAACATCGTCAAGGGTTCCACGCCGCTGTTCACCCGCGACGTCAGCGTGGGCGGGAACCAGTACACCGACGCGCTGCAGAAGGAGCTCGACCTGAGCTTTGATGACGCCGAGGC
Protein-coding regions in this window:
- a CDS encoding helix-turn-helix domain-containing protein translates to MAESREVMNIRQASQYLGVSPDTLYKYVYEERIPAFKLGNRWKFKKTILDLWMERKSTLSESRGKKKPRAARMTGTTH
- the pilM gene encoding type IV pilus assembly protein PilM encodes the protein MFGGSKTIVGLDIGSSCIKAVELKRTKGEITVAHMGVEPLASDIVVDSMIVDSTAVSNAITKIFTDSGIKGKMVATSVSGHSVIVKKITMQTMTDQELAGMVQTEAAQHIPFDIQDVNVDFQILSEDLSGSQMDVLLVAVKKDKILNYTNVLSLAAKSPAVVDIDAFALQNCYEYNYEPAPGATAALLNLGASVMNINIVKGSTPLFTRDVSVGGNQYTDALQKELDLSFDDAEALKLGKKVGTVSEDAKMPILQQVTEIIVLEIQKTFDFFRATASGEHIERLYVAGGSSKVPGLVEALRQEFSLPVEVLNPFQRINPGVGGELVEQNAGQLAVAVGLALRSFEI